A genomic region of Mesobacillus jeotgali contains the following coding sequences:
- a CDS encoding catalase has product MKKDEKNQSVNENSKDQQLEQFRSEHNGEAMTTNQGLRVSEDEHSLKAGARGPTLMEDFHFREKMTHFDHERIPERVVHARGFAAHGHFQVYEPMTEYTKAGFLQDPGKKTPVFVRFSTVAGSRGSGDTVRDVRGFSTKFYTEEGNYDLVGNNIPVFFIQDAIKFPDLIHAVKPEPHNEIPQAQSAHDTFWDFIANNTESAHMIMWHISDRAIPRSFRMMEGFGVHTFRFVNEQGKARFIKFHWKPVLGVHSLVWDEAQKLAGKDPDFHRRDLFDAIEMGNYPEYELGVQMIDEEDEFKFDFDVLDPTKIWPEELVPVKIIGKMTLNQNVTNYFAETEQVAFHPGHVVPGIDFSNDPLLQGRLFSYTDTQLSRLGGPNFHEIPINRPVCPFHNNQRDGMHRMTVDRGQVAYHKNSLQSNYPKPSPVSEGGFEHHQEKVEGRKVQARSDSFKDHYSQATLFWNSMSDVEKQHMIEAFSFELGKVKSKDVQQQVVEMLGNIDTFLAEQVAVSLGAKKPTSKPAEVTMTSPALSQMNTAKLPNTRKVAILADHGFNGAEVSGLMEMLKKSGITAEVVSKQLGMIKGDDGTELEVQHTLLTGSSVLFDALHVAGGQQSVDSLKQKKEAVYFVDEAFSHLKAVGAGKEAAELLAAAGIGHEDAPGVVIFANSNDASGDSQKFIDAIAEHRHWNRML; this is encoded by the coding sequence GTGAAGAAGGATGAGAAAAATCAATCTGTGAACGAGAATTCAAAGGATCAGCAGCTTGAGCAATTCAGGTCTGAACATAATGGTGAAGCAATGACGACAAACCAGGGGCTGCGTGTTTCTGAAGATGAACATTCCTTGAAAGCGGGAGCCCGTGGTCCAACATTGATGGAGGATTTCCATTTCCGTGAGAAGATGACTCATTTTGATCATGAGCGAATTCCGGAGCGTGTAGTGCATGCGAGGGGATTTGCCGCCCATGGTCATTTCCAGGTCTATGAGCCAATGACTGAATATACGAAGGCAGGATTCCTGCAGGATCCGGGCAAAAAGACTCCAGTGTTTGTGCGTTTTTCAACGGTAGCCGGTTCTCGGGGGTCAGGTGATACAGTTCGCGATGTACGTGGGTTTTCAACGAAATTTTATACAGAAGAAGGCAATTACGACCTTGTTGGTAACAATATCCCTGTATTCTTCATCCAGGATGCAATCAAGTTCCCTGATTTGATTCATGCGGTCAAACCGGAGCCGCATAATGAAATACCACAGGCGCAGTCGGCCCATGATACATTCTGGGATTTTATTGCGAATAATACGGAGTCAGCCCATATGATCATGTGGCATATTTCAGATCGTGCAATCCCGCGCAGCTTCAGGATGATGGAAGGATTTGGCGTGCACACCTTCAGGTTCGTGAATGAACAGGGCAAGGCACGTTTTATAAAATTCCACTGGAAACCGGTACTGGGGGTTCATTCATTAGTCTGGGACGAAGCCCAGAAACTTGCCGGGAAGGATCCGGATTTCCACCGACGCGATTTATTCGACGCGATCGAGATGGGGAATTATCCAGAGTATGAGCTGGGCGTCCAGATGATTGACGAGGAAGATGAGTTCAAGTTCGATTTCGATGTATTGGACCCTACAAAAATCTGGCCTGAGGAATTGGTGCCAGTCAAGATTATCGGAAAAATGACACTCAACCAAAATGTGACCAATTATTTTGCGGAAACAGAGCAAGTGGCATTTCATCCGGGACATGTCGTTCCGGGAATTGATTTTTCAAACGACCCTCTCCTTCAAGGGCGTTTGTTCTCTTATACTGACACGCAGCTATCCCGTCTCGGCGGCCCAAACTTTCACGAGATCCCAATCAACAGGCCGGTTTGCCCGTTCCATAACAATCAGCGTGATGGCATGCACCGGATGACGGTTGACCGCGGGCAGGTCGCTTATCACAAAAATTCACTGCAAAGCAATTATCCTAAGCCTTCACCTGTGAGCGAAGGAGGCTTTGAACATCACCAGGAAAAAGTCGAGGGAAGAAAAGTCCAGGCACGCAGTGACAGCTTCAAGGACCACTATTCCCAGGCGACTCTCTTCTGGAACAGTATGTCTGACGTGGAAAAGCAGCATATGATCGAGGCCTTCAGTTTTGAGCTTGGAAAAGTGAAGAGCAAGGATGTGCAGCAGCAGGTGGTCGAGATGCTCGGAAATATTGATACTTTCCTTGCTGAGCAAGTAGCCGTAAGCCTAGGGGCTAAAAAGCCGACAAGCAAACCAGCAGAAGTGACTATGACTTCGCCGGCATTGAGCCAGATGAATACAGCGAAGCTGCCAAATACAAGAAAGGTTGCAATCCTTGCTGATCATGGTTTTAATGGAGCTGAAGTTTCTGGATTGATGGAAATGCTGAAAAAGAGCGGCATCACGGCAGAAGTCGTCAGCAAGCAGCTCGGGATGATCAAGGGCGATGATGGCACGGAGCTTGAAGTCCAGCATACGCTGCTGACTGGCAGCTCTGTTCTATTTGATGCACTGCATGTTGCCGGCGGCCAGCAAAGCGTTGATAGCCTGAAGCAAAAAAAGGAAGCAGTCTACTTTGTCGATGAGGCTTTCAGCCATCTGAAAGCAGTTGGTGCTGGAAAAGAAGCTGCAGAATTATTGGCTGCAGCAGGCATTGGCCATGAAGACGCACCTGGTGTCGTCATCTTCGCAAACAGCAATGATGCGTCAGGAGACAGCCAGAAGTTCATTGATGCAATCGCCGAGCACCGCCACTGGAATCGAATGCTCTAA
- a CDS encoding NAD(P)H-binding protein: MKVIVIGAHSSVGEFVVSKLMENGYTSCAVVSDENQIDLLKKRGATEVVLYDEGILPTLFHGYDAAIYLTGVNPKAKTGRTVMVDHESVIETVKEAEKQGVKRFVMMSAIMANEAAGDDSREIGAKEMPDELLRQSNLTYTIVQPGAFTDKPGNGKISAGETLDSNELEISHEDIAEVLVMSLETEGTFNKTFEVAEGDTVITKALSSL; the protein is encoded by the coding sequence ATGAAGGTAATCGTGATTGGTGCACATAGCAGTGTCGGGGAGTTTGTTGTCAGCAAGCTGATGGAAAACGGGTATACATCCTGCGCAGTCGTCAGTGATGAAAATCAGATTGACCTGCTGAAAAAGAGAGGTGCTACAGAAGTAGTTCTTTATGACGAGGGGATCCTGCCAACTTTATTTCACGGATATGATGCCGCCATTTATCTAACTGGCGTCAATCCAAAGGCCAAAACTGGCCGCACTGTAATGGTTGACCATGAGTCGGTCATCGAGACGGTGAAGGAAGCAGAGAAGCAGGGCGTCAAGCGTTTTGTGATGATGAGCGCCATCATGGCCAATGAAGCGGCAGGAGATGACAGCCGGGAAATTGGCGCGAAGGAGATGCCCGATGAGTTGCTGCGGCAATCAAATTTAACCTATACCATCGTGCAGCCGGGTGCATTTACAGACAAACCTGGCAATGGAAAAATATCTGCCGGTGAAACATTGGATTCAAATGAGCTTGAAATTTCACACGAGGACATCGCGGAGGTACTGGTCATGTCGCTCGAAACGGAGGGAACGTTTAACAAGACTTTCGAAGTGGCAGAAGGAGATACAGTCATAACAAAAGCTTTATCTTCATTATAG
- a CDS encoding FMN-binding glutamate synthase family protein: protein MGLTDYLVIGLFIFIALIILVPVLLFIYLYIKDDNQQQHSILRNFPVLGKVRYFTEHIGPELRQYLFNGDNEGKPFSRKEYQDVVKAGKYKERLIGFGSLKDFEAEGFYIRNTLFPKLTDEMKVDNAEKIKTRVYKIDGEGLFTRKEHNEEKLADPYYLKDDDAVVLGESTCRFPFRVKGQIGQSAMSYGALGEKAIQAMSKGLGLAGGTWMNSGEGGLSEHHLAGNPDIMMQIGPDLFGVRKPNGEFSWEEFKKKSEMPQVKAFEIKLAQGAKTRGGHVEGEKVTEEIAKIRLVEVGKTINSPNRFYEFSDVPSMFDWIEELRSVGGKPVGIKIVVGDMDALENMISYMKESGKGPDFITVDGGEGGTGATYQELADTVGLPINSALPVVDEMLRQYGIRDRVKLIASGKLITPDKIAIALAMGADLVNIARGMMISVGCIMAQVCHSNTCPAGVATTDKKLQDGLVVDEKMYRVANYIISLREGLYNLAAAAGIDSPTQFERKHIVHKDELGRVSPVEDLIIAARRTQLQKESMVE from the coding sequence ATGGGTTTGACGGATTATCTAGTGATCGGCTTGTTTATTTTCATAGCTTTGATTATCCTGGTGCCGGTTCTTCTATTTATCTATTTATACATTAAAGACGATAATCAGCAGCAGCATTCTATTTTAAGGAATTTCCCTGTGCTTGGAAAGGTTCGTTATTTCACCGAGCATATTGGTCCCGAGCTAAGACAATATTTATTCAATGGTGATAATGAGGGAAAGCCTTTTTCACGCAAAGAATACCAGGATGTCGTCAAAGCGGGGAAATATAAGGAAAGATTAATAGGTTTTGGTTCATTAAAGGACTTTGAGGCTGAAGGCTTCTACATCAGAAATACACTTTTTCCTAAATTGACTGATGAAATGAAGGTTGATAACGCGGAAAAAATTAAAACAAGAGTTTACAAGATTGATGGTGAAGGCCTTTTTACAAGGAAGGAGCATAACGAGGAGAAACTGGCTGATCCATATTATTTGAAAGATGATGATGCGGTGGTGCTAGGTGAGAGTACCTGCCGATTCCCATTCCGTGTGAAGGGTCAGATCGGGCAGTCGGCTATGAGCTATGGTGCACTTGGGGAAAAGGCAATCCAGGCCATGTCCAAAGGCCTGGGGCTTGCAGGCGGAACGTGGATGAATTCAGGAGAGGGCGGATTATCTGAGCACCACCTTGCTGGAAATCCGGATATCATGATGCAAATCGGACCGGACTTGTTTGGTGTCCGTAAGCCAAACGGCGAATTCTCCTGGGAAGAGTTCAAGAAAAAGAGTGAAATGCCCCAGGTTAAAGCTTTTGAAATCAAGCTTGCCCAAGGAGCGAAAACGCGTGGAGGCCATGTAGAAGGGGAAAAGGTAACCGAAGAAATCGCAAAGATCCGCCTTGTTGAAGTCGGTAAAACAATTAACAGTCCAAACAGATTCTATGAGTTCAGCGATGTCCCTTCGATGTTTGACTGGATCGAGGAATTGCGTTCGGTTGGCGGAAAGCCGGTTGGAATTAAGATTGTCGTCGGTGATATGGATGCGCTTGAAAACATGATTTCCTACATGAAAGAGAGCGGGAAAGGCCCTGACTTCATTACGGTTGACGGCGGTGAAGGCGGTACTGGTGCAACCTACCAGGAGCTGGCGGACACTGTTGGTCTTCCTATCAACTCAGCGCTTCCCGTAGTGGATGAAATGCTCCGCCAGTACGGAATCAGAGACAGGGTTAAGCTGATTGCATCAGGAAAACTGATCACTCCTGATAAAATTGCCATCGCCCTGGCTATGGGAGCAGACCTTGTGAATATCGCCCGCGGCATGATGATCAGCGTCGGCTGCATCATGGCCCAGGTATGCCACTCGAATACTTGCCCTGCTGGTGTAGCGACCACTGATAAAAAACTTCAGGACGGTCTGGTCGTCGATGAGAAAATGTATCGGGTCGCCAACTATATCATTTCACTGCGTGAAGGACTTTACAATCTGGCAGCAGCTGCCGGTATCGACAGCCCCACACAATTTGAACGGAAGCACATTGTCCATAAAGATGAACTCGGACGAGTATCGCCGGTAGAAGATTTGATTATTGCTGCAAGGAGAACGCAACTGCAAAAAGAAAGTATGGTTGAATAA
- a CDS encoding DUF2177 family protein, translated as MKIYGIIFLVFLVLDSVWLGLISPSLYKEQIGHLLAPEVNWIAAALFYILFIAGLRYFAVKPAIQRDSWKIAVKNGAFFGLVCYATYDLTNHATMSDWPLMITAIDLMWGTFICGVSSLISFFTARRFVE; from the coding sequence ATGAAAATCTACGGCATTATCTTTTTGGTTTTTCTGGTACTTGACAGTGTTTGGCTCGGATTGATTTCACCAAGCCTCTACAAAGAGCAGATTGGTCATTTGCTCGCTCCAGAGGTGAACTGGATTGCAGCTGCTTTGTTTTATATTCTGTTCATCGCCGGACTTAGATACTTTGCTGTAAAACCTGCGATACAGCGAGATAGTTGGAAGATAGCTGTCAAAAATGGTGCGTTTTTTGGTCTCGTTTGTTATGCCACGTATGACTTGACGAACCATGCGACAATGAGCGATTGGCCGCTGATGATTACAGCCATTGACTTGATGTGGGGAACTTTTATCTGTGGAGTTTCTTCATTGATAAGCTTCTTCACTGCCAGGAGATTTGTCGAGTGA
- a CDS encoding DUF1295 domain-containing protein: protein MWDLYVINIGAIFLFMFTMFIIAQLIKDNSIVDIGWGLGFVIIAFVSYFASEGEHSLRQTIVLTLVSLWGIRLFLHLLIRSIGRGEDFRYANFRKQWGKNVRIIAFFRVFMMQGAIMLLLAYPIILVNVAESSGFDIFAVLGLIVWVIGFLFQSIGDYQLEHFKKRKKHKEEILKSGLWRFSRHPNYFGEAAMWWGIFLIVIGVQNGWTAFFSAAFINLLLLKVSGVPFLDKRYAGNEEYQIYKQETNLFIPWFPKKVNS from the coding sequence ATGTGGGACTTATATGTAATCAATATCGGTGCAATCTTTCTATTCATGTTCACGATGTTCATCATTGCACAGCTGATAAAGGATAACTCGATTGTCGATATCGGCTGGGGGCTTGGATTTGTCATCATCGCCTTCGTCAGCTATTTCGCATCTGAGGGAGAACATTCCCTAAGACAGACCATTGTTTTAACTCTAGTCTCTTTATGGGGAATCCGCCTCTTTCTTCACCTGCTCATTCGTTCAATCGGCAGAGGAGAGGATTTCCGATATGCCAATTTCCGTAAGCAATGGGGCAAAAACGTCAGGATTATTGCTTTTTTCAGAGTCTTTATGATGCAGGGAGCCATCATGCTGCTTCTTGCTTATCCAATTATTCTGGTGAATGTCGCCGAATCAAGCGGCTTTGACATTTTCGCAGTCCTTGGACTGATAGTATGGGTAATCGGTTTCCTTTTCCAGAGCATTGGAGATTATCAACTAGAACACTTTAAGAAAAGAAAGAAACATAAAGAAGAGATTTTAAAATCCGGATTATGGCGCTTCAGCAGGCATCCAAACTACTTTGGAGAAGCGGCGATGTGGTGGGGTATCTTCCTGATCGTCATTGGGGTACAGAACGGCTGGACCGCATTCTTCAGTGCAGCGTTCATTAATCTATTGCTTTTAAAGGTTTCCGGAGTTCCATTTTTGGATAAAAGATATGCCGGTAACGAGGAATACCAGATTTATAAGCAGGAAACGAATCTTTTCATCCCGTGGTTCCCAAAAAAAGTTAACTCCTGA
- a CDS encoding DegV family protein — MLDHKLLLNMLFSGSRKVIEHQEELNAINVFPVPDGDTGSNLSYLMRTILQDAYISDDASESLTSLKKAALRGSRGNSGMIFSQFLIHLANGISVKNIHDSNDFISVCELATGKTYDSVMSPEEGTVLTVMKEWVLAMKETAAAHTNVPSLIFGSLPHVYQSLEKTKLKMEEVSGRKVVDSGAKGFVYFLEGLIQPHNQSESIVTKQSIPAFGDHIFSKEELLSHRYCTEFMIKGISDSSKIKEVAGSLVDSVVVAGDEQQLKVHFHTNEPHKAVELMSKFGTVSFQKVEDMKRQYESIHARKSKIALVVDSACDLPEEFMDHHQIHMLPAIIEMDQSPYLDKLTLKPENFYNRLEQAEKAPKTSQPGLEQIIRTYEQLAKHYDHILSIHVSKELSGTFESCRLAAAQVNPEKITVLNTKTLSGAYGLLIHSVAEKLDEGASLDELIQLTEELTAKAEILVSVPTLKHMIRGGRVTPLQGKIATMLKMKPIVSVDEQGKSKLYGKTFFRNSNLKKMFSMIGHLDKTKQITQYVVLHANDPDKAALCAEEMKNLTGIAPLYTANVSPVIGAHAGKGSVSVAMLFDKPKYERSF, encoded by the coding sequence ATGCTTGATCATAAATTGTTATTAAACATGCTTTTTTCCGGGTCCCGAAAAGTGATTGAACATCAGGAAGAATTGAATGCAATCAATGTTTTCCCTGTCCCAGACGGAGATACCGGAAGCAATCTGTCCTATTTGATGAGGACGATTTTACAAGACGCCTATATTAGTGATGATGCATCTGAATCCCTCACCTCTTTGAAAAAGGCTGCCTTAAGAGGATCCAGAGGGAATTCAGGAATGATCTTTTCCCAGTTTCTCATTCATCTTGCCAATGGAATATCAGTTAAAAATATTCATGATTCAAATGATTTCATTTCAGTCTGCGAGCTGGCAACGGGGAAAACATATGATTCCGTCATGTCACCTGAAGAGGGCACCGTCCTGACTGTAATGAAGGAGTGGGTGCTAGCCATGAAGGAAACGGCAGCTGCTCACACGAATGTCCCTTCCTTAATTTTCGGCTCACTTCCTCACGTCTATCAATCTCTTGAGAAAACGAAGCTAAAAATGGAAGAGGTAAGTGGAAGAAAAGTGGTGGACTCCGGTGCGAAAGGTTTTGTTTATTTTCTCGAAGGGCTCATCCAGCCGCACAACCAGTCTGAATCAATAGTTACCAAACAAAGTATTCCCGCCTTCGGGGACCATATTTTTTCAAAAGAAGAACTGCTTTCCCATCGTTATTGCACAGAGTTTATGATAAAAGGAATCTCTGATTCTTCGAAAATAAAGGAGGTGGCAGGAAGTCTTGTTGATTCGGTCGTGGTTGCAGGAGATGAGCAGCAGCTAAAGGTGCACTTCCATACAAATGAACCGCACAAAGCTGTCGAGCTTATGTCTAAGTTTGGTACTGTCAGCTTCCAGAAGGTTGAGGATATGAAGCGCCAATACGAGAGCATTCATGCGAGGAAATCAAAAATCGCGCTTGTGGTCGACTCAGCCTGTGACCTGCCTGAAGAATTCATGGACCACCATCAGATTCATATGCTTCCAGCCATAATTGAAATGGATCAGTCCCCCTACTTAGATAAGCTAACGTTGAAACCGGAAAATTTCTATAATCGATTGGAACAGGCTGAGAAAGCACCTAAAACCTCACAGCCTGGACTTGAGCAAATCATTCGCACGTACGAACAGCTTGCAAAGCACTACGACCATATTTTATCAATACATGTATCGAAGGAATTAAGCGGGACCTTTGAATCCTGCAGGCTTGCAGCTGCACAGGTCAACCCTGAAAAAATCACAGTGCTGAATACGAAAACACTCTCAGGTGCCTATGGCTTGCTAATCCATTCGGTCGCCGAAAAGCTTGACGAAGGAGCCAGCCTGGATGAATTGATTCAATTGACAGAAGAATTGACTGCCAAAGCGGAAATCCTCGTCAGTGTCCCAACTTTAAAGCACATGATCAGGGGTGGCAGAGTCACTCCACTGCAAGGAAAAATCGCAACGATGTTAAAAATGAAGCCAATCGTTTCTGTTGATGAACAGGGCAAATCAAAGCTCTATGGAAAGACTTTTTTTCGAAACTCCAATCTTAAAAAAATGTTCAGCATGATTGGCCATTTGGATAAAACAAAGCAAATAACACAATATGTTGTGCTTCACGCAAATGACCCGGATAAGGCAGCATTGTGTGCAGAAGAAATGAAGAACCTGACAGGGATTGCCCCTTTATATACCGCCAATGTATCCCCTGTCATCGGTGCTCATGCAGGCAAGGGATCAGTCAGCGTAGCAATGCTTTTCGACAAACCCAAATATGAAAGGAGTTTTTAA
- a CDS encoding MBL fold metallo-hydrolase: MVSMMKDFLKGNSERRPGAPLPMATFSKPLQKGAATKVTWFGHSAFLLEIEGKTILFDPMFGKAPTPFPLRNQRYSRELPFKIGELPVVDAVVHSHDHYDHLDYGSIMKLKGKVKNYIVPLGVGTHLERWGISPEMIQEHDWWDEFSFEGLQLACTPARHFSGRGLTDRNATLWCSWVIIGQETRIFFSGDGGYGQHFKEIGEKYGPFDLTLMECGQYDARWAAIHMLPEETVQAHIDVKGKVLIPVHWGAFTLSLHEWYDPVERAVKAAKETGVEIATPQIGESVTVGANYPSSVWWRLVES, encoded by the coding sequence ATGGTTTCCATGATGAAGGACTTTTTAAAAGGCAATTCAGAGAGAAGGCCGGGAGCACCACTTCCGATGGCAACTTTCTCAAAGCCATTACAAAAAGGTGCAGCAACGAAGGTCACCTGGTTTGGGCACTCAGCCTTCCTCCTGGAGATAGAGGGGAAAACCATTTTATTCGATCCGATGTTCGGAAAAGCGCCAACTCCTTTCCCGCTGAGAAACCAGCGATACAGCAGGGAGCTGCCTTTTAAGATAGGGGAACTTCCGGTTGTAGATGCAGTTGTCCATTCACACGACCATTATGATCATTTGGACTATGGCTCTATCATGAAGCTCAAGGGAAAGGTGAAGAACTATATTGTTCCATTGGGAGTTGGTACACACCTGGAGCGATGGGGAATCTCCCCTGAAATGATCCAGGAGCATGACTGGTGGGATGAATTCTCATTTGAAGGGCTCCAACTCGCATGTACCCCGGCCCGCCATTTTTCCGGCCGGGGTCTCACCGACAGAAATGCCACTCTCTGGTGCTCCTGGGTCATCATTGGCCAGGAGACAAGAATCTTTTTCAGCGGTGATGGCGGATACGGGCAGCACTTTAAAGAAATAGGCGAAAAATATGGCCCATTCGATTTAACGCTGATGGAATGCGGCCAGTATGATGCTCGGTGGGCTGCGATTCACATGCTGCCTGAAGAAACGGTTCAAGCCCATATCGATGTGAAAGGGAAGGTGCTGATCCCGGTACATTGGGGTGCTTTTACCTTGTCGTTGCACGAATGGTATGACCCTGTTGAAAGGGCGGTTAAAGCAGCAAAAGAAACCGGAGTTGAGATTGCAACTCCTCAGATCGGGGAGTCCGTTACAGTTGGCGCAAATTATCCTTCATCAGTCTGGTGGCGTTTAGTTGAAAGCTGA
- a CDS encoding winged helix-turn-helix transcriptional regulator — MKKYNIPVEAALEVIGGKWKVVILCHLIEGKKRTSELKKLMPGITQKMLTQQLRELEEDNVILREVYNQVPPKVEYSLTDYGWSLKGILDSLCSWGEQHIEKNHPNKEDVLIQPQSIE, encoded by the coding sequence ATGAAAAAATACAATATACCAGTCGAAGCCGCACTGGAGGTAATCGGCGGCAAATGGAAGGTCGTCATTCTATGCCATTTGATTGAAGGAAAGAAACGCACAAGCGAGCTTAAGAAACTGATGCCTGGAATCACACAAAAAATGCTCACGCAGCAATTGCGTGAGCTTGAAGAGGATAATGTTATTTTGCGCGAAGTCTACAACCAGGTACCTCCAAAGGTCGAATACTCACTGACGGATTATGGCTGGTCATTAAAAGGAATATTAGACTCCCTATGTTCTTGGGGTGAGCAGCATATTGAAAAGAATCATCCGAATAAAGAGGATGTATTGATTCAGCCTCAGTCGATTGAGTAA
- a CDS encoding MFS transporter, with amino-acid sequence MSSHIQQTKSKGGTLSLLALAISAFGIGTTEFVPVGLLSTIADDLNISITLAGLLISGYAMGVAFGAPILTALTNKMSRKTLLMALMVIFIVGNSIAAVSTSFGLLLVARIITAFSHGVFFSIGSTIAADLVPEHKRASAIAFMFTGLTVATVTGVPLGTFIGQMFGWRATFWGVALLGVVGIIASAILIPKNIKDAPPSKFSDQLKVLKNGPLLLAFAITALGYGGTFVAFTYLTPILQDITGFSPSAVSIILLVYGIAVAIGNTIGGKAADKNPLKALSWMFIIQAIVLVVLTFTAPFKIVGVITIFLLGIFAFMNVPGLQVLVVKLAERYVPAAVNVASALNIAAFNVGIAIGAFVGGIIVDKIGLIHTPWIGGVMVLGAVFLTMWSMAIEKEKK; translated from the coding sequence ATGAGTTCACATATACAACAAACCAAAAGCAAGGGTGGAACACTATCGCTTTTAGCATTGGCGATCAGTGCATTTGGCATCGGTACGACCGAATTTGTCCCGGTAGGATTATTATCAACGATTGCAGACGATTTAAATATATCTATTACATTGGCAGGATTATTGATTTCGGGCTATGCAATGGGAGTTGCGTTTGGAGCACCGATATTAACAGCTTTAACCAATAAGATGAGCCGTAAAACACTGCTGATGGCCTTGATGGTCATCTTTATTGTCGGTAACTCTATTGCGGCAGTTTCTACTAGCTTTGGCCTATTATTGGTCGCCCGCATCATCACTGCATTTTCACATGGTGTATTCTTCTCGATAGGGTCAACGATTGCTGCCGATTTAGTACCGGAGCATAAAAGGGCAAGTGCGATTGCCTTCATGTTCACAGGGTTGACTGTCGCGACTGTCACAGGTGTACCGCTTGGAACATTCATTGGCCAGATGTTTGGCTGGAGAGCTACATTCTGGGGAGTTGCACTGTTAGGTGTAGTTGGAATTATCGCGAGTGCAATCCTGATTCCGAAAAATATTAAAGATGCACCACCATCTAAGTTCAGCGACCAATTAAAAGTTTTAAAAAACGGTCCGCTCTTATTGGCATTCGCCATTACCGCACTTGGTTATGGGGGAACATTCGTAGCATTTACCTACCTGACTCCAATTCTTCAAGACATTACTGGATTTTCGCCAAGTGCAGTAAGCATCATTTTATTAGTTTATGGTATTGCCGTAGCAATCGGAAATACGATTGGCGGCAAGGCTGCAGATAAAAATCCACTAAAGGCATTGTCATGGATGTTCATTATTCAAGCGATCGTTCTGGTTGTTCTAACTTTCACTGCACCGTTCAAAATTGTTGGAGTAATCACGATCTTCTTGTTGGGGATATTTGCGTTCATGAATGTACCCGGCTTGCAGGTGCTTGTTGTAAAATTGGCAGAACGTTATGTTCCGGCAGCTGTCAATGTCGCATCAGCATTGAATATAGCAGCCTTTAACGTTGGAATTGCTATCGGTGCATTTGTTGGCGGAATAATCGTCGATAAGATTGGACTGATCCATACTCCATGGATAGGCGGAGTCATGGTTTTAGGTGCTGTATTTCTGACCATGTGGAGTATGGCTATTGAAAAAGAAAAGAAATGA